A window of Mycolicibacterium holsaticum DSM 44478 = JCM 12374 genomic DNA:
CTCGAGGCATGGACTCAAGTGACGCGTATGTGCGGGTTTCCGACGCCGACCGTGCCCACGTCCGCCAACTGCTCGAGCACGCGGTCGGCCAGGGCCTGCTCACGCTCGACGAGTTCGGTGACCGCGTCGAGAGGGTGTTCACCGCCCGCACCCGCGGTGAGCTGTGTGCCGTGCTGGCCGACCTGCCGCAATCGCCGACGGTGGCACCACACAGCGGTGAACCGATCCGGGGCCGGATGTCGACGATCACGCGGCGCGGACCGTGGACGGTGCCGTCGCACCTGCGGCTGAACACCCGGATGTGTGACACCACGCTGGATTTCACCAACGCCGCGGTGAGCAGCCCGAGCGTCGTGCTGGACGTCGACGATTATTTCAGCTCAACCGAGCTGATCCTGCCCGACGGCGCCACGGCCGATCTCAACGGCGTCGACACGTTCGCGGGCAGCGCCACGTTGAAGGTGCCCTACGGACCGCGCTCGTCGCAGTTGCACCTCGTCGTGCGTGGCCGGGTGCGGTTCGGCTCGGTGACGGCTCGGTATTCCTACGGGCGGGTGTGGCGGCGCATGCTCGGCTAGCGGCACGCGAGCTTGATCTCGGCGAGAACGCGGTCGGGGTGCTCGGTGAGGTCCAGCCACGTGAAGCGCAGCACCTGCCAACCGAGCAGGGCGATCACGTTCTGGCGTCGACGGTCCTTGACGAACGTCTCCGCATCGCTGTGGAAGGCCCATCCGTCGACTTCGATGGCGACCTTCGCGTCCGGGAACGCCACGTCGACCCGGTATCCGCTGACCGGATAGTTGGTCTGCCAGCCGGTGACGCCCGCGCCTTTCAGCAGTTTCACCAGGAGGCGCTCGGCTTCGGAGCGGGCGCCGTCGGATGCGGCGTGCAGCAGGCGTCTGGCGCCCGGCGCACCGTGGCGGCCCTTGTTCCGCAGGTGCACGCGCCACAGCTGGGCCAACTCGACGTCACGCTGCAGCGCGGCGTCCAGAAGTTTGGCGCCGTCCCTGAGTCGGACCGCCGCCTCGATGAGCGTCAGCGGCAGCGCGGTCACCCGTAGCCCGGAGCGCTCGATGATGTCGGCCGGCGCCAGGTCACGCCGCCGCAACCGGGTGCCCGGTCTGCGTCGTCCATTGCCGGTCCGCGGGACCGTCACCTCGACGATCTGCGGGGCATATCTCGTCGCGCCCAGCCACCATGCCGCGGCCAGACCGCTCGCGGTGGCGCGGGAGCCGTAGCTCCACACCGCCGACCGGATGCGCGCGGCGTCGGTGAACTGTCGGTCGTTCGCGAAGTAGACACCTGGCCCGCAGCGTCGCCACCGTCCCGATCGGGCGCGGCGCATGACCGTCTGCGCGCTGAGGCCGATGGTCCGCGCCTGCGCGAGCGTGATGACGCCGTCTTGGCTGCGCAGCAAGTCGTCGAGCACTCAAGTTAGACGTCGCGACACCCCTGAACCGCTCCACTCCCGGCGATTTCGGTGTGAAAACTTTCGTTGAGCGAAAGAAATCACGCCGAAATCGCTGGTTAGCGACGGATGCCGGCCGCCCGCAGCTCCAACGAGGCCAGCCCCCGGATCGCCACCGCGTCGTAGTTGCGCCACGCGCCCACCGGGTCGGTGTGTATCTGCGCCAGCTGGGCCAACGGCCGGTTGGCCAACGCCCGCAGCGCCAGCAACTGTTCGCCCGCGGGGGTGCGCGCCAGCGTGATCGCCGTCCACTTGCGTCGCGCGAAGCGCAGCCGCAACATCAGCCACGGCATCGCGACGAACAGGATCGGCGGGGCGGCGACGGCGATCGCCAGCACCCACGCCAACCACGACGCGGTGGTGTCGAGGCTGTGACCGGCGCCGGCGATGTCGAGGGCGGCCTCGCTGGCCGCGCGCAGCGGCTTGGCCAGGGCATCGCCGACGAACGGCACGTCGTCGGTGCGGCTGCCCGCCGTGTCTAGGTTGTCGGACACGCCGGTGGCGCCGATCTCGACCTGGCGCCCGACCGCGGCGATGGTCGACACCGCCGAGTGGACGGCCGCGCCGACCGACAGCCACACGATGGTCCAGCCAAGCACGACGATATCGCTGAGGAACTGGCCGACGAAGCGCGAGGGCGTCGTGGCGTAGGGGAGAAACCGCGAACTCATGGCGTTGATGCTGCCCGATAGGCTGGCCCGATGCGCCCCGCTCTGTCCGACTACCAACATCTGGCCAGCGGTAAGGTCCGCGAGCTGTACCGCGTCGACGACGAGACGCTGCTGTTCGTCGCCTCCGACCGGATCTCTGCCTATGACTACATCCTGGACTCGCAGATCCCCGACAAGGGCCGCATCCTGACCGCGATGAGCGTGTTCTTCTTCGATTTCCTGAGTCGATCGGCTGACGTGCCCAACCACCTGGCAGGCCCACCCGACGACCCGCGCATTCCCGACGATGTGCTGGGCCGAGCGCTGGTGGTGCAGGAACTCGACATGCTGCCGGTGGAGGCGGTGGCCCGCGGCTACCTCACCGGCTCGGGCCTGATCGACTACCAGAACACCGGCACGCTGTGCGGAATCGCGCTGCCGGCCGGGCTGGCCGAGGCCAGCAAGTTCACCGAACCGCTGTTCACCCCGGCCACCAAAGCCGAACTGGGACAACATGATGAGAACATCTCGTTCGACGCGGTAATCGATCTGATCGGCGCCGAACGGGCCGAGCAGTTACGCGAGCTCACGCTGACGACCTACCGCCAGGGTGCCGATTACGCGCTCACCAAGGGGATCATCGTGGCCGACACCAAGTTCGAGTTCGGCGTGGACGACGACGGCACGCTGCGGTTGGCCGACGAAGTGTTCACCCCCGATTCGAGCAGGTACTGGCGCGCCGACGACTGGCAAGAGGGGGCGGTGCAGCAGAGTTTCGACAAGCAGTTCGTCCGCAACTGGCTCACCAGCGCCGAGTCCGGCTGGGACCGCTACGGTGACAGACCGCCACCGCCGCTGCCCCAGCACATCGTCGACGCGACGCGGGCGCGATACATCGAGGCCTACGAACGTATTTCGGGCCACAAGTTCGACGACTGGATCGGATCTGCCGCGTGAACCCTCCCGAAGCCAAACGCCTCGACCACCGTCGCGAACATCACGGCGACATCTTCATCGACGCCTACGAATGGCTGCGCGACAAGTCCAACCCCGAGGTCATCGAGCACCTCAACGCGGAGAACGCCTACACCGAACACGTCACCGCACACCTGGGGCCGTTGCGGCAGAAGATCTTCGACGAGATCAAGGCCCGCACCAAGGAGACCGACCTGTCCGTGCCGACCCGACGGCTGGACTGGTGGTACTACGGGCGCAGCTTCGAGGGCAAGCAGTACAGCGTGCACTGCCGCTGCCCGGTCGAAAACCCCGACGACTGGACGCCGCCGGTGCTCGACGAAAACACCGAGATCCCCGGTGAGCAGGTGCTGCTCGACGAGAACACCGAGGCCGAGGGCCACGAGTTCTTCGCGCTGGGCGCCGCGTCGGTGAGCCTGGACGGAAGCGTGCTCGCGTATTCCGTGGACGTCAAGGGCGACGAACGTTACACGTTGCGGTTCAAGGACTTACACACCGGACAGCTGTATGACGACGAGATCGTCGGCATCGCCCCCGGGGTGACGTGGGCGGCCGACAACCGCACCGTCTACTACACCACCGTCGACGACGCGTGGCGTCCCGACACCGTGTGGCGGCACCGCATCGGATCCGGGCTGCCCGCCCAACGGGCGTATCACGAACCCGACGAACGGTTCTGGCTCGCGGTGGGCCGGACCCGAAGCGACAAGTACATCCTCATCGCCGCGGGCAGCGCGGTCACCTCCGAGATCCGCTACGCCGACGCCGACGATCCGCAGGCCGAGTTCACCACCGTGTGGCCACGGCGCGAACTCGTCGAGTACTCCGTCGAACACGCCGTCGTCGGCGGGCAGGACCGGTTCCTGATCCTGCACAACGACGGTGCGGAGAACTTCACGCTCGTCGAGGCGCCGGTGGCCGACCCCACCTCGACGCGCACGCTGATCGAGCACCGCGAGGACGTGCGCCTGGACTCGGTGGACGCGTTCGAAGCACATCTGGTGGTCGGCTACCGCAGCGAGGCCCTGCCGAAGATCC
This region includes:
- a CDS encoding DUF1707 SHOCT-like domain-containing protein, with amino-acid sequence MDSSDAYVRVSDADRAHVRQLLEHAVGQGLLTLDEFGDRVERVFTARTRGELCAVLADLPQSPTVAPHSGEPIRGRMSTITRRGPWTVPSHLRLNTRMCDTTLDFTNAAVSSPSVVLDVDDYFSSTELILPDGATADLNGVDTFAGSATLKVPYGPRSSQLHLVVRGRVRFGSVTARYSYGRVWRRMLG
- a CDS encoding endonuclease domain-containing protein; the encoded protein is MLDDLLRSQDGVITLAQARTIGLSAQTVMRRARSGRWRRCGPGVYFANDRQFTDAARIRSAVWSYGSRATASGLAAAWWLGATRYAPQIVEVTVPRTGNGRRRPGTRLRRRDLAPADIIERSGLRVTALPLTLIEAAVRLRDGAKLLDAALQRDVELAQLWRVHLRNKGRHGAPGARRLLHAASDGARSEAERLLVKLLKGAGVTGWQTNYPVSGYRVDVAFPDAKVAIEVDGWAFHSDAETFVKDRRRQNVIALLGWQVLRFTWLDLTEHPDRVLAEIKLACR
- a CDS encoding phosphoribosylaminoimidazolesuccinocarboxamide synthase encodes the protein MRPALSDYQHLASGKVRELYRVDDETLLFVASDRISAYDYILDSQIPDKGRILTAMSVFFFDFLSRSADVPNHLAGPPDDPRIPDDVLGRALVVQELDMLPVEAVARGYLTGSGLIDYQNTGTLCGIALPAGLAEASKFTEPLFTPATKAELGQHDENISFDAVIDLIGAERAEQLRELTLTTYRQGADYALTKGIIVADTKFEFGVDDDGTLRLADEVFTPDSSRYWRADDWQEGAVQQSFDKQFVRNWLTSAESGWDRYGDRPPPPLPQHIVDATRARYIEAYERISGHKFDDWIGSAA
- a CDS encoding S9 family peptidase; this encodes MNPPEAKRLDHRREHHGDIFIDAYEWLRDKSNPEVIEHLNAENAYTEHVTAHLGPLRQKIFDEIKARTKETDLSVPTRRLDWWYYGRSFEGKQYSVHCRCPVENPDDWTPPVLDENTEIPGEQVLLDENTEAEGHEFFALGAASVSLDGSVLAYSVDVKGDERYTLRFKDLHTGQLYDDEIVGIAPGVTWAADNRTVYYTTVDDAWRPDTVWRHRIGSGLPAQRAYHEPDERFWLAVGRTRSDKYILIAAGSAVTSEIRYADADDPQAEFTTVWPRRELVEYSVEHAVVGGQDRFLILHNDGAENFTLVEAPVADPTSTRTLIEHREDVRLDSVDAFEAHLVVGYRSEALPKIQLWPLYADGEYGHPQDITFDSELTSAGLAGNPNWSSPKLRIGATSFVTPVRIYDFDLQTGERTLLREQPVLGDYRPEDYVERRDWAVAADGARVPISIVHRIGLQYPAPTLLYGYGAYEMCEDPRFSIARLSLLDRGMVFAVAHVRGGGELGRPWYEHGKMLEKKTTFTDFIAVAEHLVQTDITRPENLVAHGGSAGGLLVGAVGNMAPESFAGILAVVPFVDPLTTILDPSLPLTVTEWDEWGNPLEDKDVYEYMKSYSPYENVAAKRYPKILAMTSLNDTRVYYVEPAKWVAALRYTKTDSNPVLLKTEMNAGHGGISGRYERWKEAAFQYAWLLDAAKADHDGGGE